The Fusarium oxysporum Fo47 chromosome II, complete sequence genome includes a region encoding these proteins:
- a CDS encoding kinase-like domain-containing protein, whose translation MDSFFNTPIPEDQVFSNAPKCRTRREATRHYLDHVHYTEPQPDVPGEILHHIVHPFSMGSITDRQITLQDNGNICKSTRIGRSNLGAEKHHLELVAMKTSVPVPRVHQYYVSEEFEHLVMENMPGTTLEQAWPTLSHLERKSIADQVVSLVQRLRELRSTDINAALLFRRPLHTGLRDATDLSMERIKPYLSDEHIVAYINKRSAIMEGQLNVFTHGDLDWGNILIADKQVCGLIDLESSGFFPPYWEWMMVKRLSHSLPKDSWFHLLEERLGAEDHSNWQAMWEVEQLIMALDEFSRWDLTPAGREMNRHRGWTEVVRILGPGVGDPPVVLYEMAAEHPWWLVSAADGEVKFTSRREWPTLMKSKMAVQAYSIMLPCND comes from the exons ATGGACAGTTTCTTTAATACACCCATACCAGAGGACCAAGTTTTCTCTAATGCCCCCAAGTGTCGCACTCGGCGGGAAGCTACGCGTCATTACCTCGATCACGTCCATTATACCGAACCGCAGCCCGATGTGCCGGGGGAGATATTGCATCACATAGTACATCCATTCTCTATGGGATCAATCACAGACCGGCAAATAACCCTTCAAGATAATGGCAATATTTGCAAATCTACAAGAATTGGTCGATCAAATCTCGGCGCCGAGAAGCACCACCTTGAACTGGTTGCAATGAAGACATCAGTTCCAGTTCCCAGAGTCCACCAATACTACGTCTCAGAGGAGTTTGAGCATCTAGTAATGGAAAATATGCCCGGAACGACACTTGAACAGGCCTGGCCAACTCTATCTCACCTTGAACGCAAGTCTATTGCTGATCAAGTGGTATCGTTAGTTCAACGACTTCGGGAATTACGTTCCACCGATATCAACGCGGCTCTTCTTTTTAGGAGGCCCCTTCACACTGGTCTTCGAGATGCGACAGATCTTAGTATGGAGAGAATTAAGCCTTACCTATCAGATGAGCATATCGTGGCGTATATCAACAAGAGGAGCGCAATAATGGAAGGGCAGTTGAATGTTTTTACACATGGGGACCTAGATTGGGGCAATATACTAATAGCCGATAAACAAGTTTGTGGACTGATAGATTTGGAAAGCAGCGGCTTCTTTCCCCCTTACTGGGAGTGGATGATGGTTAAGAGGTTATCGCATAGTCTGCCTAAAGATTCTTGGTTTCACCTCCTCGAGGAGCGGTTAGGAGCGGAAGATCACTCCAATTGGCAGGCAATGTGGGAGGTAGAGCAACTCATTATGGCACTGGATGAGTTTTCGCGGTGGGACTTGACTCCAGCCGGGCGGGAAATGAACCGACACAGAGGTTGGACAGAGGTGGTGAGAATACTCGGACCGGGTGTCGGGGACCCGCCAGTAGTCCTATATGAGATGGCGGCTGAGCATCCTTGGTGGCTCGTTTCCGCAGCTGATGGAGAGGT CAAGTTCACGAGCCGAAGGGAGTGGCCGACGCTGATGAAGTCCAAGATGGCAGTCCAGGCATACTCAATCATGTTACCTTGCAACGATTAG
- a CDS encoding ankyrin repeat-containing domain protein, translating into MERWICIYKILKRYSDDCPPGRTSLIHVMSRYGVVGALRTILEMADKVGINIDGKDSSGRTPLLLAAEHGHEAVVRLLLEGGAHTNAADKIEGRTPLSYAVDNGHEAVVRLLQFHGT; encoded by the coding sequence ATGGAACGATGGATATGTATTTACaaaatattaaagagatATTCTGATGACTGTCCGCCAGGAAGGACTAGTCTAATACATGTTATGTCGAGGTATGGAGTGGTAGGAGCGTTGCGGACTATTTTGGAAATGGCAGATAAAGTTGGCATTAATATCGATGGCAAAGATTCGTCCGGCCGGACGCCGCTGTTATTGGCCGCCGAGCATGGGCACGAGGCCGTTGTGCGGCTGCTCCTCGAGGGGGGCGCCCACACTAACGCGGCGGATAAGATAGAGGGCCGGACGCCGCTATCATATGCCGTCGACAATGGTCATGAGGCCGTCGTGCGGCTTCTGCAATTCCATGGTACTTAA
- a CDS encoding tenascin C, whose product MARLVLLSWLLLIVSTWAIPQGGGNSDCAHWCQDNFSRCWKNVGQCVSAAAHNGFQCCCPECHSPQVCKNHECVCPSGGGDCGPKCLTCKLPQTCQDGSCKCPKDTCGSNCETCKLPKTCQDGSCKCPKDTCGSNCETCKLPKTCQDGSCKCPKDTCGSNCETCKLPKTCQDGYCKCPKDTCGPKCLTCKLPKTCQDGYCKCPKDTCGSNCETCKLPKTCQDGSCKCPKDTCGSNCETCKLPKTCQDGSCKCPKDTCGPKCLTCKLPKTCQDGSCKCPKDTCGPKCLTCKLPKTCQDGYCKCPKDTCGPKCLTCKLPKTCQDGSCKCPKDTCGPKCLTCKLPKTCQDGSCKCPKDTCGPKCLTCKLPKTCQDGSCKCPKDTCGPKCLTCKLPKTCQDGSCKCPKDTCGPKCLTCKLPKTCQDGYCKCPKDTCGPKCLTCKLPKTCQDGSCKCPKDTCGPKCLTCKLPKTCQDGYCKCPKQGKMDGTCKD is encoded by the exons ATGGCTAGACTCGTCTTGCTGAGTTGGCTCCTTCTTA TTGTCAGTACCTGGGCCATTCCGCAGGGAGGAGGCAACAGTGACTGTGCACACTGGTGCCAAGACAATTTCTCGCGTTGTTGGAAGAATGTTGGACAATGTGTTTCAGCTGCAGCACATAATGGCTTTCAGTGTTGCTGCCCCGAG TGCCACTCGCCGCAGGTTTGTAAAAATCACGAGTGTGTGTGCCCGTCTGGTGGCGGTGATTGCGGACCTAAATGCTTAACA TGCAAGCTTCCTCAGACTTGCCAGGATGGCTCTTGCAAGTGCCCAAAGGATACCTGTGGAAGTAATTGTGAAACC TGCAAGCTTCCTAAGACTTGCCAGGATGGCTCTTGCAAGTGCCCAAAGGACACCTGTGGAAGTAACTGTGAAACT TGCAAGCTTCCTAAGACTTGCCAGGATGGCTCTTGCAAGTGCCCAAAGGACACCTGTGGAAGTAACTGTGAAACC TGCAAGCTTCCTAAGACTTGCCAGGATGGCTATTGCAAGTGCCCTAAGGACACCTGCGGACCTAAATGCTTAACA TGCAAGCTTCCTAAGACTTGCCAGGATGGCTATTGCAAGTGCCCAAAGGATACCTGTGGAAGTAATTGTGAAACC TGCAAGCTTCCTAAGACTTGCCAGGATGGCTCTTGCAAGTGCCCAAAGGACACCTGTGGAAGTAACTGTGAAACT TGCAAGCTTCCTAAGACTTGCCAGGATGGCTCTTGCAAGTGCCCAAAGGACACCTGCGGACCTAAATGCTTAACA TGCAAGCTTCCTAAGACTTGCCAGGATGGCTCTTGCAAGTGCCCTAAGGACACCTGCGGACCTAAATGCTTAACA TGCAAGCTTCCTAAGACTTGCCAGGATGGCTATTGCAAGTGCCCTAAGGACACCTGCGGACCTAAATGCTTAACA TGCAAGCTTCCTAAGACTTGCCAGGATGGCTCTTGCAAGTGCCCTAAGGACACCTGCGGACCTAAATGCTTAACA TGCAAGCTTCCTAAGACTTGCCAGGATGGCTCTTGCAAGTGCCCTAAGGACACCTGCGGACCTAAATGCTTAACA TGCAAGCTTCCTAAGACTTGCCAGGATGGCTCTTGCAAGTGCCCTAAGGACACCTGCGGACCTAAATGCTTAACA TGCAAGCTTCCTAAGACTTGCCAGGATGGCTCTTGCAAGTGCCCTAAGGACACCTGCGGACCTAAATGCTTAACA TGCAAGCTTCCTAAGACTTGCCAGGATGGCTATTGCAAGTGCCCAAAGGACACCTGCGGACCTAAATGCTTAACA TGCAAGCTTCCTAAGACTTGCCAGGATGGCTCTTGCAAGTGCCCTAAGGACACCTGCGGACCTAAATGCTTAACA TGCAAGCTTCCTAAGACTTGCCAGGATGGCTATTGCAAGTGCCCAAAGCAAGGTAAAATGGACGGAACCTGTAAAGATTGA